One genomic region from Nostoc sphaeroides encodes:
- a CDS encoding glycine betaine ABC transporter substrate-binding protein, with translation MKRFLTLLFLSFAVLLLTTGCTQNLNSSSNDGNIIVASKDFTEQDILGELLAQQIEATTNLKVVRRPRLGGSFVCHNAITAGIIDAYIEYTGTALTAILKQKPVNSSKEVYEIIKQTYAQQFNLEVMPSLGFENTFAMIIRGDDAKRYNIQTLSQATQYTPQWRGGFGYEFLEREDGFPGLAKAYDLRFAKPPQIMDLGLIYRALIQKQVDMVAGNSTDGQISRLGLVVLKDDKHYFPPYETVPIVRQETLKKYPELRNAIASLAGKISADEMRQLNYLVEGELREIKDVVQEFRKSKRLGSSN, from the coding sequence ATGAAAAGATTTTTAACGCTTTTATTTTTAAGTTTTGCTGTGTTATTGCTAACCACTGGCTGCACGCAAAATTTAAATAGTAGTAGCAATGATGGTAATATTATCGTTGCTTCTAAAGATTTTACTGAACAAGATATTTTAGGTGAACTTTTAGCACAGCAAATCGAGGCAACAACTAATTTAAAAGTAGTTCGCCGCCCTCGTTTAGGTGGTTCTTTTGTTTGTCATAATGCGATTACTGCTGGCATAATTGATGCTTATATTGAGTATACAGGCACAGCTTTGACTGCAATTTTAAAGCAAAAACCAGTTAATAGCTCCAAAGAAGTGTATGAAATAATAAAACAAACTTATGCCCAGCAATTCAATCTGGAAGTGATGCCAAGCTTGGGTTTTGAAAACACTTTTGCGATGATTATTCGGGGTGATGATGCCAAGCGCTACAATATTCAAACTCTCTCCCAAGCGACTCAATATACACCGCAGTGGCGCGGCGGTTTCGGCTATGAGTTTTTAGAACGGGAAGATGGTTTTCCTGGATTAGCGAAAGCTTACGATTTACGTTTTGCAAAACCTCCTCAAATCATGGACTTGGGTTTGATATATCGTGCTTTGATTCAAAAACAAGTAGATATGGTGGCGGGTAATTCTACTGATGGGCAGATTTCTCGTTTGGGTTTAGTTGTCTTAAAAGATGATAAACATTATTTTCCACCTTACGAAACTGTGCCGATTGTTCGACAAGAAACATTAAAAAAATATCCCGAATTAAGAAATGCGATCGCTTCACTTGCGGGAAAGATTTCGGCAGATGAAATGCGGCAATTAAACTACTTAGTTGAGGGAGAATTACGTGAGATTAAAGATGTTGTCCAGGAGTTTCGGAAGTCTAAGAGATTAGGTTCATCTAACTGA
- a CDS encoding ABC transporter permease, whose translation MKDFFLVKYAPEILQHTLEHLFLVGIAIGIAIVIGIPLGILITRKTYLRQPILGIANIFQTIPSLALFGLLIPVPIIGGIGAVPAIVALTVYSLLPIIRNTYTGITGVDPAIREAGRGMGMTDRQLLLQVEIPLALGVILAGVRVATVIAIGIATIAAAIGAGGLGVFIFRGISVVNNQLILAGAVPAAAIALLADFAIGWIENKLKIKN comes from the coding sequence ATGAAAGATTTTTTCCTTGTTAAGTATGCCCCAGAAATTCTTCAGCATACTCTAGAACACTTGTTTTTGGTAGGCATAGCAATTGGAATTGCTATAGTTATAGGCATTCCATTAGGTATTTTGATTACACGCAAAACCTATCTCCGCCAACCAATTCTCGGCATAGCAAATATTTTCCAAACTATCCCTAGTTTGGCACTATTTGGCTTACTCATTCCAGTACCTATAATTGGTGGAATTGGCGCAGTACCAGCAATTGTTGCTCTGACTGTATATTCTTTGCTGCCGATAATTCGTAACACTTACACAGGTATTACTGGCGTAGATCCAGCGATTCGAGAAGCTGGGAGAGGCATGGGAATGACAGATAGACAATTATTATTACAAGTTGAGATTCCCTTAGCATTGGGAGTAATTTTAGCAGGAGTGCGAGTAGCAACGGTAATTGCCATTGGTATTGCAACTATTGCAGCAGCGATTGGGGCTGGTGGTTTGGGAGTATTTATTTTTCGCGGCATATCAGTAGTGAATAATCAGTTAATTTTAGCTGGTGCAGTTCCGGCGGCGGCAATTGCATTACTGGCTGATTTTGCAATTGGCTGGATAGAGAATAAATTAAAAATTAAAAATTAA
- a CDS encoding ATP-binding cassette domain-containing protein encodes MPQNNQTAVEFRDVTFSRNHRPLVSNLNFTIRQGEALVLLGRSGSGKTTTMKLINRLFTPTQGEVLFDGIPTTQWDEIKLRRKIGYVIQEIGLFPHFTVERNVGLVPALEGWQPKQIKTRVYELLQLVGLEPVQFAGRYPHELSGGQRQRVGVARALAADPPVLLMDEPFGALDPITRLELQQEFRLMQQELGKTVVFVTHDIQEAFVLASRIGLMYGGELVVLEAKDEFMRSQHPESLAFLQCLRSLQDTL; translated from the coding sequence ATGCCGCAAAATAACCAAACCGCCGTCGAATTCCGCGATGTTACCTTTAGCCGCAATCATCGCCCATTGGTGTCAAATCTCAATTTCACCATCCGCCAAGGAGAAGCACTGGTATTACTTGGGCGTAGTGGTAGCGGCAAAACCACCACAATGAAGTTAATTAATCGCCTATTTACACCTACACAAGGCGAAGTTTTATTTGATGGCATTCCCACAACTCAATGGGATGAAATTAAACTGCGGCGAAAAATTGGTTATGTGATTCAAGAAATTGGTTTATTTCCCCATTTCACAGTTGAACGCAATGTGGGTTTAGTCCCGGCTTTAGAAGGTTGGCAACCGAAACAAATTAAAACGCGGGTTTATGAATTGTTGCAATTAGTAGGCTTAGAACCAGTACAATTTGCTGGGCGTTACCCGCACGAACTTTCGGGAGGACAAAGGCAAAGAGTCGGTGTAGCCAGGGCTTTAGCAGCAGATCCGCCAGTGTTGTTGATGGATGAACCCTTTGGCGCACTCGATCCAATTACGCGGCTAGAACTGCAACAAGAGTTTCGGCTTATGCAGCAAGAATTGGGCAAGACAGTTGTGTTTGTCACCCACGATATTCAAGAAGCGTTTGTGTTGGCATCGAGAATTGGTTTAATGTATGGGGGAGAATTGGTAGTATTGGAGGCAAAAGATGAATTTATGCGATCGCAACATCCAGAAAGCCTCGCCTTTCTCCAATGTCTGCGTTCCCTACAAGATACTTTATGA
- a CDS encoding phytochelatin synthase family protein encodes MDLDNLAQISKRDLEIIQLHQFQQPIYCCNVTAIAYAFTALGYLTTVDEIFYATQLPIASVLDDGMTLAETYDTCRTYIEKKGIPLSIRIEHFDKPSMTLEAFIREVEAAVCDENDVHILNFNTRIAHENPSLEGGHFSLLADYDPDTKEITIADTNPKRYTRFWKCPIERIYAACVDKDSSSNRSRGMIVLRRKEKANLAANGVVHPSEIALNALHSE; translated from the coding sequence ATGGATCTTGATAACCTAGCTCAAATTTCCAAACGAGATTTGGAAATCATTCAACTACATCAGTTTCAACAACCCATCTATTGTTGCAATGTCACTGCAATTGCTTATGCCTTTACCGCATTGGGATATCTGACGACTGTTGATGAGATTTTCTATGCCACCCAACTGCCGATCGCATCGGTTTTAGATGATGGCATGACGTTAGCAGAAACTTACGATACCTGTCGAACTTATATTGAAAAAAAAGGAATACCCCTGTCCATTCGGATAGAGCATTTTGATAAACCGAGTATGACACTCGAAGCATTCATCCGTGAAGTTGAAGCCGCCGTTTGTGATGAAAATGATGTCCACATTCTTAACTTCAATACCCGTATTGCCCATGAAAATCCAAGTTTAGAAGGTGGTCACTTCTCCTTATTGGCAGACTATGACCCGGACACTAAAGAAATAACCATTGCAGATACAAATCCTAAACGGTATACCCGGTTTTGGAAATGCCCAATTGAGCGTATCTATGCCGCCTGCGTAGATAAAGATTCCTCATCGAATCGCTCTCGTGGTATGATTGTGCTTCGCAGGAAAGAGAAAGCAAATCTAGCAGCTAACGGAGTGGTTCACCCATCAGAAATCGCCTTGAACGCTCTCCATTCTGAATAA
- a CDS encoding DUF3368 domain-containing protein, with the protein MTRQWVVNASPLIVLTKINQVHLLSELCSQVVIPSGVVQEICIAPDNDPAKLWILNEGTIYIQDVKQIDPVIAAWGLGLGESHVLTWIYNNPGYEAILDDACGGLRLRAAKTAALALEISVRGTLGVILLARREGKIETARPIFEQLIQVGFRVSTQVLESALRLVDE; encoded by the coding sequence GTGACTAGACAATGGGTTGTAAATGCTTCTCCATTAATTGTACTGACTAAGATTAACCAAGTTCATTTGCTCTCAGAACTTTGTAGTCAAGTTGTTATTCCTAGCGGTGTTGTTCAAGAAATCTGCATTGCGCCAGATAATGACCCTGCAAAACTCTGGATTTTGAATGAAGGAACTATTTATATTCAAGATGTGAAACAAATCGATCCAGTGATTGCTGCATGGGGTCTTGGTTTGGGAGAAAGTCACGTTCTCACCTGGATATATAACAATCCTGGCTATGAAGCAATTTTAGACGATGCCTGCGGCGGGCTACGCCTACGCGCCGCAAAAACCGCAGCACTTGCTTTAGAGATTTCGGTGCGGGGAACTCTCGGTGTTATTCTGCTTGCAAGACGGGAAGGTAAGATAGAAACTGCTAGACCGATTTTTGAGCAACTGATTCAGGTTGGTTTTAGAGTCAGTACACAAGTTTTGGAGTCAGCACTTAGACTTGTTGATGAGTAG
- a CDS encoding UPF0175 family protein, which translates to MTIQINIQLPNDVFSALRTNPETFVQEMRLAAAVKWYEVGTLSQSKAAEIAGVSRHQFLEALHRYNVSPFQVTPEELAQELARD; encoded by the coding sequence ATGACCATACAAATTAATATTCAACTTCCAAATGATGTTTTTTCAGCACTCCGCACTAACCCAGAAACATTTGTTCAAGAGATGCGTTTAGCGGCGGCTGTCAAGTGGTATGAAGTTGGTACACTTTCCCAATCTAAGGCTGCTGAAATTGCCGGAGTTAGCCGTCACCAATTTCTAGAAGCACTCCATCGCTATAATGTTTCACCTTTTCAAGTAACTCCTGAAGAATTAGCCCAGGAGTTAGCGCGTGACTAG